One Mercenaria mercenaria strain notata chromosome 12, MADL_Memer_1, whole genome shotgun sequence DNA segment encodes these proteins:
- the LOC123533645 gene encoding serine/threonine-protein phosphatase alpha-2 isoform, with amino-acid sequence MADTDKLNIDSIIARLLEVRGTRPGKNVQLTESEIRGLCLKSRELFLSQPILLELEAPLKICGDIHGQYYDLLRLFEYGGFPPESNYLFLGDYVDRGKQSLETICLLLAYKIKYPENFFLLRGNHECASINRIYGFYDECKRRYNIKLWKTFTDCFNCLPIAAIIDEKIFCCHGGLSPDLQSMEQIRRIMRPTDVPDQGLLCDLLWSDPDKETMGWGENDRGVSFTFGAEVVAKFLHKHDLDLICRAHQVVEDGYEFFAKRQLVTLFSAPNYCGEFDNAGAMMSVDETLMCSFQILKPADKKKFPYGGLNAGRPVTPPRGTQKGKGKM; translated from the exons ATGGCCGATACTGATAAATTAAATATAGACAGTATAATTGCGCGGTTATTGGAGG tTCGTGGCACTCGACCAGGCAAGAATGTACAGCTGACAGAATCTGAGATTAGAGGTTTATGTCTCAAGTCAAGAGAACTGTTTCTTAGTCAACCTATTCTTCTGGAATTAGAAGCACCTCTTAAAATATGTG gTGATATACATGGACAGTACTATGATTTGTTACGATTGTTCGAGTATGGTGGCTTTCCTCCAGAGAGTAACTATCTTTTTCTCGGGGACTATGTAGACAGAGGAAAGCAGTCTTTGGAAACCATCTGTCTCCTGTTAGCATACAAGATCAAATACCCAGAAAACTTTTTTCTACTCAGGGGCAATCACGAATGTGCCAGTATCAACAGAATATATGGCTTTTATGATGAAT GTAAACGAAGATACAACATCAAACTGTGGAAAACATTCACAGACTGTTTCAACTGTTTACCTATAGCAGCCATCATAGATGAGAAGATTTTCTGTTGTCACGGTGGATTGAGTCCAGACCTTCAGTCTATGGAACAGATCCGACGTATCATGAGACCTACAGACGTACCAGATCAGGGTCTACTCTGCGACCTGTTGTGGTCGGATCCAGACAAGGAGACTATGGGCTGGGGAGAGAATGACAGAGGAGTATCCTTCACATTTGGTGCAGAAGTAGTAGCCAAATTCCTTCACAAACATGATCTGGATCTTATATGTAGGGCACATCAA GTAGTAGAAGATGGTTATGAATTTTTTGCCAAGCGTCAACTTGTAACATTGTTCTCTGCCCCAAATTACTGTGGTGAATTTGACAATGCAGGTGCTATGATGAGTGTTGATGAAACTTTGATGTGCTCATTCCAG ATCTTAAAACCAGCAGACAAAAAGAAGTTCCCATATGGAGGTTTGAATGCAGGGCGTCCTGTAACTCCGCCTCGAGGGACTCAAAAAGGAAAAGGCAAAATGTAA
- the LOC123534339 gene encoding E3 ubiquitin-protein ligase TRIM71-like, giving the protein MEAERRSRPPRIDFTTIGLSSPSPTMSSSSGISQKPDFKSIDDVISNFGSHTTDSHNLRFRNEKLESRLSSPEETFQCPICLDHMMTPKLLPCLHNVCKKCLQQHILDSVREDIQADIMPTSFPCPVCKRKTKPPEKNVGCEKWASFFPTNYFLQAYNMILAVQREDVDCDPCMRRGETTLAAWWCRECSEYQCNVCKTVHSGFKIFKNHDVIAVKEIAKNPDMAVPNFEPCEVHKEKVTHFCRDHRVSCCGKCMVTTHRKCEHTATVEEQFATLKGKDGLPHLIEVLADYEDTANDLIESRRTIMEDLEARRQSIVDKVKTIREGFEEDLRKLEVKLLEDFDKFHAAEMKKLRNLTEECENLGKQISNAFKLVETVKHSGSESHMISLIEKVSHECQSYEAELRENKSKLQHVDYDFHVDHVIENVLKTAKNLGNVNIKRTKQKAQMMISENQFSSRRTVKEVKRLRVWIAGDRGRCGIVGGVYFNDGRLLLADCDNFKVKLITDSGRVLNKLVLKSKPSDFAAIDDQTFAVSYPSASGIQFIHLNGNNIKEGNYIDTNRIYHSLSYSDNCLYLLSNSGISVCDKEGRETNFLKFKEHGVPSSNAPCYIKACPSGLVVSDPDKHTVNLFSLDGRLLQSYKASDLKQPLGVDLDSSGNIFVCCKHSSNVHQLNEDGQRVKVILADKDGIENPMAIRFQKFTDKFFLSEAKISSRDFIRIFEWI; this is encoded by the coding sequence ATGGAAGCCGAGCGGCGGTCTAGACCGCCGCGAATAGATTTTACGACGATAGGACTATCATCGCCAAGTCCGACTATGTCATCAAGTTCCGGAATCAGCCAAAAGCCAGATTTCAAAtccattgatgacgtcatttctaATTTTGGATCTCATACGACAGACAGTCACAACCTACGATTCCGGAATGAAAAGCTAGAATCTCGTCTGTCATCTCCAGAGGAAACTTTCCAGTGTCCGATATGTCTGGATCATATGATGACGCCAAAACTACTGCCGTGTCTTCACAACGTCTGCAAGAAGTGCTTACAACAGCACATTCTGGATTCTGTACGCGAAGACATTCAGGCCGATATAATGCCGACATCGTTTCCATGTCCAGTGTGTAAAAGAAAAACGAAACCGCCAGAAAAGAATGTTGGCTGTGAGAAATGGGCTTCGTTCTTCCCGACGAACTACTTTTTGCAAGCGTACAACATGATTCTTGCGGTTCAGAGAGAAGACGTAGATTGTGACCCGTGTATGAGACGCGGAGAAACAACACTGGCCGCGTGGTGGTGTAGAGAATGTAGTGAGTACCAATGTAATGTATGTAAAACTGTTCACAGtggatttaaaatatttaaaaatcacgACGTCATTGCTGTGAAAGAAATTGCAAAAAATCCTGACATGGCTGTCCCGAACTTTGAGCCATGTGAAGTACATAAGGAAAAAGTGACACACTTTTGCCGTGATCACAGGGTATCGTGCTGCGGCAAATGTATGGTCACAACTCACCGGAAATGCGAGCATACAGCAACTGTGGAAGAGCAGTTTGCTACACTGAAAGGTAAAGATGGATTACCACATTTAATCGAGGTATTAGCTGACTATGAGGACACAGCCAATGATTTAATAGAGAGCAGGAGAACCATCATGGAAGATCTGGAAGCCCGGCGTCAATCTATCGTGGACAAAGTCAAAACAATCCGGGAAGGATTCGAAGAAGACCTCAGAAAACTCGAAGTAAAGCTCCTGGAAGATTTCGATAAATTCCATGCTGCAGAAATGAAAAAGCTTCGAAACCTAACTGAAGAATGCGAAAACCTAGGAAAACAGATATCCAATGCCTTTAAGCTAGTAGAAACCGTAAAGCATTCTGGGAGTGAATCGCACATGATCAGTCTGATAGAGAAAGTGTCTCATGAATGCCAAAGTTACGAAGCAGAATTGCGAGAGAATAAGTCCAAATTACAGCACGTGGACTATGACTTCCACGTTGATCACGTGATAGAAAACGTTCTGAAGACTGCTAAAAACCTGGGAAATGTAAACATCAAACGTACCAAACAAAAAGCACAAATGATGATctctgaaaatcagttttcttcaAGAAGGACTGTGAAGGAAGTGAAAAGGTTGCGTGTATGGATTGCAGGAGATAGAGGGCGCTGTGGAATTGTAGGTGGCGTATACTTCAACGACGGCAGGTTATTGCTAGCTGACTGTGACAATTTCAAGGTTAAGCTTATCACAGACAGTGGGAGAGTTCTGAATAAACTTGTTTTGAAAAGCAAACCGAGCGACTTTGCCGCGATTGATGATCAAACGTTTGCAGTATCGTATCCAAGCGCCTCTGGGATCCAGTTCATTCACCTTAACGGAAACAACATCAAGGAAGGCAACTATATTGACACAAATAGGATCTATCATAGTTTGTCTTATTCGGACAATTGCCTGTACCTTTTGTCTAATTCTGGCATTTCCGTCTGCGACAAAGAAGGCAGAGAGACAAATTTTCTCAAGTTTAAAGAGCACGGAGTACCATCTTCAAACGCACCGTGTTACATTAAAGCGTGCCCAAGTGGGCTTGTCGTGTCCGATCCAGATAAGCACAcggtaaatttattttcattagaCGGTCGTCTGCTTCAGTCGTACAAAGCTTCGGACCTGAAGCAACCGCTTGGAGTTGATTTAGACAGCAGTGGAAACATTTTTGTGTGCTGTAAGCATTCGTCTAATGTTCACCAACTTAACGAAGATGGACAAAGGGTCAAGGTCATCCTAGCGGACAAAGACGGGATAGAGAATCCAATGGCAATTCGGTTCCAGAAATTTACAGATAAATTCTTTCTCTCCGAAGCCAAAATCTCAAGCAGGGATTTTATACGTATTTTTGAATGGATTTGA
- the LOC123534880 gene encoding uncharacterized protein LOC123534880: protein MSQPCKENFSSLLCTTLDTFGYSHDIKNARVYTMEKLAESLSKQATSKLRLITNSDIRLTSYIVGSRSEGVTNMFQSDFDVMSVLNEFVCVDTPCEERNLCVFKPEYKNSPPGYVRLIAKFTEFNDLTPGIYISEQNEMYFSSVSLTKLLLNTHILRDNILPTHPLIQNVVRSSVGPSINKTFDLSFAGWNSKPENDSVFAIYMYTSNISKRWSSGAGRNGWPSQELVNEITSIEGFLVPVGEKESENELLEWRISYVTTEKKLLCSLNSTQNKLYALLKMISKEVIKPNQSGISSYMMKNIVLWMADRNSSSLFVPSLMVDRIMQSLNFLKVCLLNNHLPNYLIPERNLLAGRITSKTKEPLIDSITALLEEGKGIFSRIPKIAKCFTIMLNFRESALAYGKWRDQVEKKILELVVFEMDNDCDSPLHDVVDESTSRPQYHGILLQLIILIFPDLFSQYLQNSRTNITETVVQRFKMIFE from the coding sequence ATGTCGCAGCCATGTAAGGAAAACTTTTCTAGTTTGCTATGCACCACACTGGACACTTTCGGGTATAGTCATGATATTAAGAATGCACGGGTATATACAATGGAAAAACTTGCTGAATCTCTCTCAAAACAAGCAACAAGTAAACTCAGATTAATTACCAATTCTGATATAAGGTTGACATCCTACATCGTTGGCAGTAGAAGTGAAGGTGTTACAAATATGTTTCAAAGTGATTTCGATGTCATGAGCGTGCTGAATGAATTTGTGTGTGTAGATACGCCATGCGAGGAACGAAATTTGTGTGTTTTTAAGCCGGAATATAAGAATTCACCTCCTGGCTATGTTCGACTTATTGCTAAATTCACAGAATTTAACGATTTAACACCAGGTATATACATATCAGAGCAAAATGAAATGTACTTTTCGAGCGTATCGCTAACGAAATTGCTATTAAACACCCATATTCTTAGAGACAACATTTTACCTACACATCCGTTAATTCAAAATGTTGTCCGAAGTTCAGTCGGTCCATCAATAAATAAAACCTTTGACTTGAGTTTTGCAGGGTGGAATTCAAAACCGGAAAATGACTCTGTTTTCGCGATATATATGTACACCAGCAATATCTCTAAAAGGTGGTCATCAGGAGCGGGGAGAAACGGATGGCCGTCACAGGAGCTTGTAAATGAAATAACTTCAATTGAAGGTTTTCTTGTACCTGTTGGGGAAAAAGAAAGCGAAAATGAATTACTAGAATGGCGAATATCTTACGTTACTACAGAGAAGAAACTTTTATGCAGTCTTAACAGTACTCAAAACAAACTATATGCTCTATTGAAAATGATATCAAAGGAGGTAATCAAACCAAATCAAAGCGGTATATCATCATACATGATGAAAAACATAGTACTTTGGATGGCAGACCGAAACTCGAGTTCTTTATTTGTTCCCAGTCTTATGGTCGATAGAATTATGCAGTCATtgaattttctaaaagtttgctTGCTGAATAACCACTTGCCAAATTACTTAATACCAGAGAGAAATTTGTTAGCTGGTAGGATTACTAGCAAAACAAAAGAGCCATTGATAGATTCAATCACAGCGTTGCTCGAAGAAGGGAAAGGGATTTTTTCTCGCATTCCTAAAATTGCCAAGTGTTTTACTATCATGCTCAATTTTCGCGAATCAGCTTTAGCATATGGAAAATGGCGAGATCAAGTTGAGAAAAAAATTCTAGAGTTAGTGGTTTTTGAAATGGACAATGACTGTGATTCACCTTTACATGATGTTGTAGATGAATCGACATCAAGACCACAATACCATGGAATATTATTGcaattgattattttgatttttccGGACTTGTTCTCTCAATATCTGCAAAATAGTAGGACGAACATAACTGAAACGGTTGTACAaagatttaaaatgattttcgaATGA